The bacterium genomic interval CTTGCCGGCGGCGACGGTGATGCCGGTGCCGGTCGCCCCGATGAATTGCAGGCCGAAGCCGCCGGTCGTGCCGTTGAATACGGTCCATTGGCGCGGCTTGAGGGGCAGCGTGATGTTGCGGGCGGCGGTCAGGGTGCCGGTGATCTCGATGATCTGGTTGCGGACCTCGGCAAAACTCAGCGTTGTATTGGCGTCGGAAATGGCCTTGACCAGCCGGCCAGTCACATCGGGCACGGCCAGGCGGTGGTCGGTATAGCTGCTCACCGTAGCCGCACCGGCCACCACGGTATAGAGCGGCGTGCAGCCAGCGGTGAAGGCGGTGGTGTTGGACGACACGGCGCCGGTAGTCGGCTCGGCCTCGATGTAATTGGTCAGGTTGGCGGTCAGGGTCAGAGTGCCATTGGCAATCTGGGTCAGCACGCCATTGACCAGGACGTTGCCGCCGTAATAGCCCCAGGTCAGGCCGGATGATGTCGATTGCCGGCGTCCGTAGAGGCTGGCCGGGCTGAGGGCGTCGAAGAGGGCGTTGGCTGTCACTTCCTTGCTAGCCTGGGACTGGATGATGGCGTCGAAGGTGATGGTTGAATTGCTCATAGTTACCTCGTGATGCTGGTGGTCAGTGGGTAGCCCAGGCCGACATTGACGGAGAGTTGATAGACCTTGACGTAGAGCGTTGCCTGGTTGCTGCCGAAATCGGTGACCTGCTGGGCGCTGGTATAGGCTGCGGTTGGTGACGACAGACCGGTCAGGGTGCGCTTGAGCGTGGTGTAGGCAGCGCTCGAATAAATCTCGACCTCGTAGGTTTCGCTGGCCTCACCGAGCGTGGCGTCGACGGCATCGCGCCATTCGCCTCCGGTACGTGTGCGGCGGACCCAGGACAGCGACCAGTCGCTGGTCGTCGGGTGGCGGTTGCCGTTGAGCCAGACCGGCGACAGGCATTCGAGATTGACGCCAGTGTAGGTGAACGCGGTGTTTTGCTCGGAATCGAGGGTGGCGCCGTTGCTGATCGCCCGGTAGGTTTTCGGCTGGCCGATCTGATTGAGGCTGGCCGATGCAAACTGCAAGGTGGCCGGGTCCATGTGCACGATGGTGTCGTAGGTAGCGTGCAGGCCGCTGGCCCATTCGGTGCCGAAACGACCGCGCAACAGGTCGGTCAGGATGTAGCTGCCGTCACCCTGGAGGGCTGCGGTACGGGCTGCGATGATCTCCCAGCGACCGTCGGCGCCATAGGCGAAGTGGTTGTAGCCGTTGAGCATCTGGGCTTCGCTGATCGATGACAGAGTACCGCTGAACAGCCGGACGTTGAGCGCCCCGGCGAAATCGATCAGACGGTGGTCGGCCGGGCTGGACAGGCTGCTCAGGGCTACACCCATCACCGATGAGCGGGCGAAACCGTTGCTGGGCAGCCAGGTCTGGCCGCCGTCGTCTGAGCGGTAAAGTGTGCCCCCTGCCCAGCCCGGCAGGTAACCGGACAAGGCTACCGGATAGCCTGGAACGTCGAAGCTGTCACTGAGCAGCGGAATATCGAGCAGGGCCATGGCTGTCGGGCCACGGCTGGAAATGGTGCCGGATGGCAGGGTTCCGGTTTCGCCGATGGCAAAGCTGGTATAAGGGCCGGTTGCCGATGGCTTGGCCGTCACTGCCAGCGGCCCTTCGGCGCTGTAGGAAATCTGGGTCAGGCGCAGATCGCGGGATTTGACTCCGTCATCGACGGTAATCACATCGGACGGCTCAAGCCAGCGGTAGGATGGCGGCATGGAGAACTGGACATCCTGGCGCTCAAGCCAGTACATGTAGAGCAGAATTTCCGACAGCCGGGCCGCCTCGCCCGCGGTCAGGACAATCGGCATCTCGATCTTTTTGGCGTTCGACGACGGCAGGTTCAAGCGCTCGGCGTACTGCTCGCCGATATCGTATTCGCGGCTATAATCGAGATGGGTCACCGATACCTTGCTCGGCAACTGCATGTCCATTTCGCGGGATACCGACAGGCGAATTCCGGGTTTATCCCCGCCGCGCCGGGCGTCCAGGTCGGCGGCTGGAACCGTCGCCAGCGATGATGCGACACCGCGACGCACGAATTTGACCTTGTAGCCGGACTGGATGACATCGAACGGCCAGGCGCCCTGCAGCGGGTCAATGGCTGCCCGCAGCGCACCGGTTTCCGATACCCGGTAGCCGCGCACCGAATCGGTCAGGCTGGTCGTGTTGAGGTCGGACAGGGAGAGCACGCCGGCCCGCAGACATTCGTCGCGGACGATGTTTGACAAGGGAACGACGGCATTCGACAGTGAGTCGAGCCGGATGGTCGAAACCTTGTTTTCGTTGGCGCTGTAATGTATCCACAGCGGCCAGATCAGGTGATCGCCGCCGTGTCGTTCGTAGCCCGGGGCGAACCCGGTGGCCTGGCCGAGATAGGTAAATCCGGACTGCGATACCGACCAGAATTTGTTATCCCAAGCCAGCACGACGATACCAGGAGAGCGCTCCCGGATAATCGGGTCGGCCCCGCCAACGGCATCTGTAATTGTAATTCCCTGGCCGGCCAGGCTGACCGACCACAACTCAGCCCATGAGTGGTCGTAGCAGACCAGTTTGGGAAAGCTGGTGATGGTGTAAAAATTGTTCTGGCCGATGAACATATCTGTTACGCGGCCATGCAGGCTGGTGGCATCGGTGATCAATGGCGTGGTGCCATCGACAAGATTGCGAATGACCGTCGTTGCTCCGGCAGAAAACTCGGTGCACAGGTATTTCTTATCCTGACGGCCGTGATAATTGCTGACCTGGGCACTTTCTGAACCGGTGGCGGCCGTTGTCGCCGTGGTGAAATACGGCACGCCATACTCGTTCATGAGGCGGATCGTGCCGTCGTTATCCATGAAAACGGAGATCGGCGTGTCGGCCCAGCCATTGACATGGATCAAGTTGTTGGCCGGGGTAACGGTTCGGCGGAACATCTCGACCTGATCGGCCGGGGCATAGCGCATGACGACACATGGCCCCGAAGAGCCGAGTCCGGCCGTATTGCGATAAATCGACAGGATTCCGTCAGTGCTGCAATAGAGCGATGTCGAACCATATGGGCGCGGCGTGCCGGTCAGCGTCTTTTGATTGATCAGGCTGACCGAGCCGCTGGTGCCGGAGGCCAGGACTTCGACCTTGATCTGGGCGCCGAGCAGGGTGTTGCCGTAATCGGTCAGGTCGAAATCCTCGAAGACGATGTAGGCCAGGCCGCGATAGGCCGGCGTATTGGCCACGCCGACCGTGGCCTGCATGCGCGGGTCTGGCATCTGCGTCTCGCTGCCGAGATAGACGCGGAAGCCGCTGCCCGAGGCGTTGCTGGCCAGCAGCGTGCCGATGTCACCCGAGCCGGCATCATAGATCAGGTTGCCGCCAACCCAGATGCGCCGCACGCCAATGATCGGCCCTTCGCACAGGCCGAGGGCGAAAGTGGCCGAGTATTTGTATGTCGTCGTTTCCGGGCCGCCGCCACCCTTGCCGCCGCCTTCGGTGTGACTGGTTTCCTTGAGGGCGTTGTTTTCGATCCAGAAAATATTCCCTGAGAGGGCGACACTGCCGTAGACGCGGGGAATCGGCACACCATAACTGGCGCCCTGCTGGGACAGGTCGGAGAGGCGCGGGCCGGTCAGCTTCGGGCCTTTGGGCGGGTCTATGGCCCCGCCGACAGCCCCGCCAAGAGCGGCGCCCATCGCAACATAGGACGCCCCGCCAGTGAAATAACCGACCACTGCGCCAACGACATAGCCAAGCCATTGCCCGGTGCTGGTATTACTGCTCATGGACAACCCCGACAAAGCGGTAGGCGGCGATGGTGCGGCGCTGCCAGATTTCGGAAAAGTCGTGTTCGCAGACCTCGCCCGGCGCGGCCCAGCTATGGATCAGGGTGGCGCCGGCATAAATGGCCAGGTGCTGCGGTTCGCGCTCAAAGGCCATGAGCAGGATGTCGCCCGGCAGGATGGCCGAGGCCGAAACCTCACGAAGTTCCGGCTGGGCGTCGAGCGCCGCCTTGAGCTGGCCGTTGGCCGGACGCCGGCCATAGCCGGGGAAATCGAGGTGATCGATCTCCAGGGCGCGGGCGACGGCGACAACCAGGCCGGCACAATCGAGGGCCACGCCGGGCAGCCGGCCCTGATGGACGAAAGGCGTTTTCAGGCAGGTGCGGGCGGCGGCGATGATCTGGTCCGGTGTCATCGTGACCCCATCTGCGAGTAGGTGCTGCTCACCGGCATTTCCTTGAATCCGCCAAAGTTGATGACGTTATTCCATTTGTCGCGGCAGTCTTCATCGCGCCGTTTTCGGCAACCGGGGATCATGGTGTAGGTGTCTCCGACGGCCGGCGTGTAGTAGAACGGCTCGAAGGTTTCGATCTGTCCACCGAGCGAAAAAACGCGGATCTCCAGGGGCTTGAGGCCGGCGTTCTGTCCGCTGGTGAACTGGATGCTGCCCAGGGCAAAATAATCGGCGGGCGAGATCAGTGTCGAGTCGGTGAATTGCTGGGCGCTGCTCACGGCGGTCAGGGTGCCGGTCACGGTCAGGGGGCCGAGCGCTACCTTGCAGCCGGCAAACTCCTGGCCGCCGAACGTCTTGGGGCATTGGGCCGTGTAGGATTTGCCGAATGACTGGTTGAGGGCATCGACCAGTGCCATTTCCTCGATCTTGTAGTGATCGTCCTCGAGGTTGGTCTTGCCGAGGAAACTGGCAACGATGGGTTCATAGTCTTCGACCGGAGCGAGAAAATCGCAGGCGAACAGGTAGCAGCGGGCGCCATCGAAAACACCGGAAGAAATCATGCTGGCCGTTACCCCGGCGAAACCGAGGAAGCCATCCATGTCAATCGCCGATGGCGACAGCGAGGCGGTGGCGACGTAGCCGGTGAAGTCGTAGCCCGATCCGGTGAGATAGACTTGGCCATTGCTCATGGTCAGGTCTTTTGGGAAGCGGGTAACGCGGACCACTGTGCCATTCAGGCATTCGATGCGCAGGCAGATGGCACGGGTTTCGTGCGGGGCGATCTGGGGCCTCATGGGTTGATCAGCTCCATCAGTTCGATGCCATCGACCGAGCGATAGCCGGGGAAATCCTGGCCGATGGGCAGCGATGTGTTGAACCGTACCGGGAAGTCGAATTCGAAGCCGGCCTTGACCGTCTCCCCGCTCTGCGGCCGGGTATTGACCACGCCGCCCGAGGTGTAGGCCGAGAAGATGGTCGAATTGATGGCGACGGTGATGGTGGTGGCCGTGACAGCGGTGATCAGGGCGCGCAGGCCGTTGATCTGGGTCATGCCGACCACGGCAGAAACCTGTACCGACTGGCCGACGACCAGCACATGCGCCCCGAGCGTGATGACGGCCGAGGCGGCATTGGTGATGCCGGTGATCGGGTAGGTCTGGTTGGCGGCGAAGGTTACCCGGCCGGTGGCGGTGACGACCGACCAGTCGGCCGAGCGGATGGCGGTGGCGCCGATGGAAACCAGCACCGTACCGGCGACCGGCTTCTTGATTTCGCGGTAGGCATAGCCGGTGGCGCCGGCGGCCTTGTCGGTGCCGTAATATTTCCGCAACTGATAGACGCCGGCCGAAACCAGGCCCATGGTCTGGTCGAAGGCGGTTGGCGTGCCGACACGGCCGTTGCTGCTGAACTCGTCGGCACAGCGGGCACGGAAGCCGGCGAACCTGCCATGGGCCCGGTGATAAATGCCCTGCAGCTCGATGTAGGTTTTCTCGTTGTCGAGCAGGTAGGAGATGTCGAACTTGCGCACCGGGAAAGGATGGACCAGGGCGCGATATTCCTGGCCGCCGACTGTCTGGATGATGTCGACCTGGTAGTCGTCGGCGTAGCTGGCCCCCATGCGGATCAGGCCGCTGATGCGCTCTTCGAGGAAGTCAGGCATGGTCGATCACCTCGCCACCGGCCAGAACATCGATTGACGGGTTTATCGCCGTGATGGTTATTTTGGCAATCGTGATACCGGGCTGCATCTCAATGGATACCGAATTCACGTTTTTAAGCATGTTTCCATGCTGATCAATTATTTTCGTGCCGGCTGGCGTGCCGTCTGAAATTATCTTGAATATCTTGATATCAGGCATTTATCACCACCTTTACCCGCAAACCCGTCAGAGGCATGTACATCTCTTTTTCGTCTGGTTTGAACATCCCAAATACCGGCACGTTTTTTCCGTTTTCAAACAGGAATTTGTCAGGCATAGCGCTGCGCTCCGTTCATGGCACCGAGGGCGGCGCGGGCGCCGGCGGCGGCGGATCGGCGGACCTGCGCCGAATCGGTGCCCTGGCCGGCGTTGATTGTCTGGTTGATGACCATGCCCTGGCCGCCCTGCATGGAGACCGGGATGCGACGGCCATCGGGAAGCGGAACGTAGGCCTCGGGCTGCGCGCCTTCGCCGAACATGGCGAGCTGCGGCGAGCTGGCGATGCCGCCACCGGCGTATTTGCGCAGGGGAACGGCGCCCTGGCTGGTCATCACGCCGCCGTCGGCAAAAAACGAGGCGGCCCAGGTAGCGGCCTTGCCGACCCATCCCCAGTCACCTGCTCCACCTCCAGATGTTGCCTGACCCATGGTGCCGAACAGGCTTTTTGAAAGCTGGGCGGCGGCAGCGTCGGCGATCATGCGCTGGATCATGGTGCCGAAGCGGCTGGCCATGCCATCCAGGCCATCCTTGAACGGATCGAAGAGGAAGTCGGCCATCGAGCTCTGGATGTTCTTGGCAGCCGACTGAAAGAAATGGTCCATCTCTCCGGCGGTTTCCTTGGCCTTTGCCTGCGTTTTGTCGAAGGCGTCCTGGGCCGAGAAAATAGCGCGGCTGTAGGTTTCCCAGTTGATGGCGCCGCCATCGAGCAGCTTGTTGAGGCGGTCGATCTCGTCGGCCAGCACCTCGTGCGGTGTGCGCATCGATTCGACCAGTTTTTTCCCTTCGGCCATGGCCCGGGCAGCCTGCTCGGCGGCATAGGCCTGGTCGAACTGAGCCGCTGCCGTCTGCCGCCAGGCTTCCGGCATGTTGGCCCATTCCGGAGCGACCATCAGGTCGTAGAGGGTTTTCTGGGTTCGAGTCAGGTCAAGCTGGGCGGCATCGGCATCGCGGCTGATGCCGGCCAGCTGCTCCATGGCCTTGCCGTAGGCCAGGGCTTCGTCGCTGGCCTTGTCGGCAGGCCCCTTGATGGCCTTGGATTTTTTGTCATCGATCGGGATCATCCCGGTGGCGCCGGCCTTGGTCATTTTTGCCAGGGCATCCGAAATAGCCGTCTGGGCGGCTGCGGCATCGGACGAACCCTTGGCGGCTGCGACCAGGGTGGCGGCCAGTTCGCGGCCGCTCTTGCTACCCCGGGCCAGGGCGATGGCATAGCGTTCGGCGAGGATGGTCGATTCGCTGACGCCGGATCGGGCATCGGCCAGCAGATCGCGGGCGACGCCGAGCTCGATGCCGAGCTTCTTGGCGACATCGACCGCCTTGTCGCCGCCGATGATCTTGTCGAGGGTGCCGAAGCTGGCCATCTCCTTGAGCTGGCTGCCAATCGATACTTCGGCCGCCTGGGCGGTCACATCGGCCAGGGCCTTGCGATATTCGAGGAGCGAAACCTGGCCTTCGCGGGCTGCCTGGTTCGAGGCGTTGAACTGCTTGAAAACCGGCGTCATGTCGAACTGCCGTGAGGTTTCGGCGATGCCGCCGAGGGCGCCATCGAGATCGCTCAGGGCAGCCGAAAACGGCTTGACTTCATCGCCCGATTTGAAAAACTCGACGATCTGCGGGGCAAAGCTGGCGACGATGCCAGCGACGGCTCCCAGCGCACCGAACCCGGCGAGCAACTGGGGCAACTGCTGACCCAGCGCCCGAGAGGCGGCCGTGCCGCCCTGGACCTGAACGACGAAATCGCTGATCTGGTAGCTGGCGTTCTGGATGGCATACTTGGTGCTTCCCGACATGCCACCGAGCGCCGCAGCTGTCGCCTGACCAGACTGAGCCGACTTGGCCGACAGGTCGCTCAGGCTCTTATTGACCGAGTCGAAGGCTTTTTTCGTCTCGTCGCTGGCGGTCAGGGTGATGCCGACTTTATTTTGGCTCATGTGTTGTCTCGGATGATCGTCAGGTCATGAATCAGTAACTCGATATCCCGGGCGCCGATGATCTCGATGACCCAGTCCAACGCGGCGAAGTCCATTCCTCCCATCAGCTTCCAGGCCTGGATGGAAGCTTGAAATTCGACTGGCGGCGGCGGCGGCGGTGGTGCTGGCCGCCGGCAGACCGACAGCCAGGCCTTTAGACGTTTCCCCGGTCGGCGAGTACCTGTTCATAGGCCTGGTAGGCATCGATCACGCCCTTGACCAGGGGCTGCCATAAATCCGGGTAATCCTTGATCCAGGCGCCAAAGGCCGCGCCGTCGAAGACCACAGGCTCGGGCAGGCCACCGGGAACCAGGTCGATTTCCTGCAGGTCCCAGCCGACGACAAAGCCGGCCGCCCAGACGACATCGGCCTTGACGCCGGCCCCCTGGGACATCACCACATCCCACGGCGTCGGCCGTTCGATGGTGATCTTGTGACGGCCCAGCTCGATGACCGAGCGGCGGGAACGGGAGATCGATTCGGCGTTTATCTGGCGCACGATCAGGCCGCCAGAATGGTCAGGCCACCCAGCATGGTGATCTTGGCCGGGCTGGTGGTAATGGCCTGCTTGCCACCGCCAGGGGCGCCGGTGTAGCCGACGGTGCCATACCAGAGGGTGCTGACGCCATCCGGCCAGACGACACGGAAGCCTTTGTTGGCGCGTGTCTTGAAGGCGGTGATCATGGCTTTCTGGGCGGGCGATGACGGGTCCCACTGCATGACCATGTCGGCCGACTGGGCTGAGGCGCCGACGACGATCTGGGTATCGTTGAGATCGTGCACCGTGGTGCTGTCGTTTGTCTTGATATCGCCGCCGGTAAAGCTGAAGTCCTGGACACCGGTAATCGAGGTGCCGAGCGTGACCTTTTTGGCGGTGCCGCTGGCGAAGGTCGAGAACAGGGTGGTATCGATGCCGGTGGTGCCGTCGACGTCGGCCACGCCGAAGACGCCGGCGCTGACGTTGACCACTTTCATCAAGTAGCCGTGTAGCTCGACCATGCCCTGGATTTCAAGCAGCACGAAGTCGCCGTTGACCAGGGGGTGGCCGACGGCGGAGAAGACGCCGGGAGCGGCCTTGGTGATGGCGGTGATGGTGATCGGTGCGGCGATGGCCGACTCCATGAAGAGCTTGAGGCCGGAATTGGTGTGAATGGTCATGCTGGGCTCCTAGAGGGCGACGGCCGGGTTGGTACCGGCAATGAAATAGGTGATGGGGTAGGTGATGCGATTGACGCCGCAGGGTTTTTCCAGGCTGTCGTCAACGTCCGGTTCGATGCGCGGGGCGCCGAGCATCTTGACCAGGCCGCCGAAGGTGAGATCGACGGTTGTGGCGATCTGTTGCTGCACTTCGAGGGCGATCTGGTCGAGACGGTCTTCCATGTCGCCGCTGTCCTTGGCGTAGCTTTCGATGACCAGGTCGGCGGTGCGCTCCTCGTCCCGGTCGTCGGTGGCATTGAGCAGCTCGCCGCTGTCGTCGCCGATCCACACCTTGAGGTAGGGAAGCACATCGGTATTGGGCCGGGTACGCTGGCCGAAGACGGCGGCGCCGGTAGTGGCCAGCCCGGTCAGGCGGGCCACGAAGGCGGCGCGGATCTGGCTGCGGACGTGGCTCATGCGATATCCAGCCGCAGGGTGGTGAGGCCGGTGCCGTCCGGCTCGACGCCGGTGATGACGTAGCTGCGGCCATCGATGACCACCGGCTGGCCGCGGACGGCGGAGACCGAGGACGGCAGGCGGAGCATCGGCCCGCTGCCGTCGATCATGCCGCCGAAGGCGGCGCCGAAAGCGTCGTCGAAAATGCCGCGCGCCGGGACGCCGTTGACGGTTACATCAACGGCGAAGTCGGAGAAGAAGCTGGGCAGGTCGGCGGCGAAATCCATGACCCGAAGGATGGATTTTCGGGGGTGGAAAAACTAGGCAAAAAATGTTCGCCGGGCGGCCGTCAACAGGTTTGCACGAGCAGGGTATCGGCGACGACCCAGCGCTCGCCGTCGGCATCATCGATCTGGCAGCGCAACTTGTAGGTGTTGCCATGCTGGCCGCCGATGATGCGCTGCAGGACGGTGGTGCCGGCGATCTGCGGCGTGCCGGAGATCATGGCCTGGGCGGTGGCATCGACCTGGCCGGCAACGACCGTGCAGCTGATTGCCGGGTTGGCGACCGAGGTGGCCAAGGCTGAAAAATCGAAGGTGACGGTGATGACCTCGGATGGGTCTTTGACGCGCTGGCTCATGATGACCGCCTGTTGATGGTGTAGTTTCTCGGCCCGGCCTTGATCAGGTAATTTCTGGCAGCGGCGCGGATGATGAATTTGGGGTCGGGCTCAAGGCCTGAGCCGGGCTGGCTGAGGTTGGCCGAGCCAGACGACAGGGCGGCGCCGAAGGCAGCCAGGTTGATGCTGATCGTCAATTGGCCGGCGCCCATGGCCTGGACAAAGCCAGCCGCGGTGATGCTGGCAGTGACCGAAGCCACCGCCGAGCCACCAGCCGCTGCCCCGCCTGCCGCCGATACCTGCCCCGGAGCATTGGCCGAGCCGGTAGCCGTACCGCTGGCCAGTGCCGAGCCGGCAGCCTGCAAGCCGACCGTAACCGACAGCACGGCAGTACCGGCAGCGATGGCCGCTCCGGACGCCGACAGCGAACCCGCTGCGCCGCCGCTCAGGTTGGCCGTTCCGCCGGCTTGTGCGGCGCCGGTAGCCAGCGCGTTGAGTTGCGCGGCCAGTGTGGCATTTCCTGACGCCAGCGCCGCCCCGGCGGCTTGAGCCAGCACCGAAGCCGACAAACCAGCCTGGCCGGCGGCTTGAGCCAAACCGGATGCCGAGATAGTTACCGTTGCCGATGGTATGGCCGATCCGGATGCAACAGACAGGCCAACGGCACTG includes:
- a CDS encoding phage tail tube protein; this translates as MTIHTNSGLKLFMESAIAAPITITAITKAAPGVFSAVGHPLVNGDFVLLEIQGMVELHGYLMKVVNVSAGVFGVADVDGTTGIDTTLFSTFASGTAKKVTLGTSITGVQDFSFTGGDIKTNDSTTVHDLNDTQIVVGASAQSADMVMQWDPSSPAQKAMITAFKTRANKGFRVVWPDGVSTLWYGTVGYTGAPGGGKQAITTSPAKITMLGGLTILAA
- a CDS encoding phage tail protein, with protein sequence MSSNTSTGQWLGYVVGAVVGYFTGGASYVAMGAALGGAVGGAIDPPKGPKLTGPRLSDLSQQGASYGVPIPRVYGSVALSGNIFWIENNALKETSHTEGGGKGGGGPETTTYKYSATFALGLCEGPIIGVRRIWVGGNLIYDAGSGDIGTLLASNASGSGFRVYLGSETQMPDPRMQATVGVANTPAYRGLAYIVFEDFDLTDYGNTLLGAQIKVEVLASGTSGSVSLINQKTLTGTPRPYGSTSLYCSTDGILSIYRNTAGLGSSGPCVVMRYAPADQVEMFRRTVTPANNLIHVNGWADTPISVFMDNDGTIRLMNEYGVPYFTTATTAATGSESAQVSNYHGRQDKKYLCTEFSAGATTVIRNLVDGTTPLITDATSLHGRVTDMFIGQNNFYTITSFPKLVCYDHSWAELWSVSLAGQGITITDAVGGADPIIRERSPGIVVLAWDNKFWSVSQSGFTYLGQATGFAPGYERHGGDHLIWPLWIHYSANENKVSTIRLDSLSNAVVPLSNIVRDECLRAGVLSLSDLNTTSLTDSVRGYRVSETGALRAAIDPLQGAWPFDVIQSGYKVKFVRRGVASSLATVPAADLDARRGGDKPGIRLSVSREMDMQLPSKVSVTHLDYSREYDIGEQYAERLNLPSSNAKKIEMPIVLTAGEAARLSEILLYMYWLERQDVQFSMPPSYRWLEPSDVITVDDGVKSRDLRLTQISYSAEGPLAVTAKPSATGPYTSFAIGETGTLPSGTISSRGPTAMALLDIPLLSDSFDVPGYPVALSGYLPGWAGGTLYRSDDGGQTWLPSNGFARSSVMGVALSSLSSPADHRLIDFAGALNVRLFSGTLSSISEAQMLNGYNHFAYGADGRWEIIAARTAALQGDGSYILTDLLRGRFGTEWASGLHATYDTIVHMDPATLQFASASLNQIGQPKTYRAISNGATLDSEQNTAFTYTGVNLECLSPVWLNGNRHPTTSDWSLSWVRRTRTGGEWRDAVDATLGEASETYEVEIYSSAAYTTLKRTLTGLSSPTAAYTSAQQVTDFGSNQATLYVKVYQLSVNVGLGYPLTTSITR
- a CDS encoding DUF2163 domain-containing protein: MRPQIAPHETRAICLRIECLNGTVVRVTRFPKDLTMSNGQVYLTGSGYDFTGYVATASLSPSAIDMDGFLGFAGVTASMISSGVFDGARCYLFACDFLAPVEDYEPIVASFLGKTNLEDDHYKIEEMALVDALNQSFGKSYTAQCPKTFGGQEFAGCKVALGPLTVTGTLTAVSSAQQFTDSTLISPADYFALGSIQFTSGQNAGLKPLEIRVFSLGGQIETFEPFYYTPAVGDTYTMIPGCRKRRDEDCRDKWNNVINFGGFKEMPVSSTYSQMGSR
- a CDS encoding NlpC/P60 family protein, which codes for MTPDQIIAAARTCLKTPFVHQGRLPGVALDCAGLVVAVARALEIDHLDFPGYGRRPANGQLKAALDAQPELREVSASAILPGDILLMAFEREPQHLAIYAGATLIHSWAAPGEVCEHDFSEIWQRRTIAAYRFVGVVHEQ
- a CDS encoding DUF2460 domain-containing protein, with translation MPDFLEERISGLIRMGASYADDYQVDIIQTVGGQEYRALVHPFPVRKFDISYLLDNEKTYIELQGIYHRAHGRFAGFRARCADEFSSNGRVGTPTAFDQTMGLVSAGVYQLRKYYGTDKAAGATGYAYREIKKPVAGTVLVSIGATAIRSADWSVVTATGRVTFAANQTYPITGITNAASAVITLGAHVLVVGQSVQVSAVVGMTQINGLRALITAVTATTITVAINSTIFSAYTSGGVVNTRPQSGETVKAGFEFDFPVRFNTSLPIGQDFPGYRSVDGIELMELINP